Sequence from the Mauremys reevesii isolate NIE-2019 linkage group 5, ASM1616193v1, whole genome shotgun sequence genome:
cagagtgtgaatattgtgatcctctgtgagtttactgtccatgtgcctttagccagaatccaccttgagtggaatggggctcagcatgaagtgatagctggcgtcagaaagttattgcctaaagatcttttaattggggaaaatgttaaagctttgttcaatccaggtagccagtcacaggagaggaatgatcttaaacctgtgtctattgtgagcaatgatttgcctgaggagggttgctccaaaggtttgtctgtgcaaaaaagcagtttgtctgggaatgaagtttctgaatgtctgtctaatgtctcagaagtgaatctggagttagatcaagagcaaaaagatctcattggggaggaaaatgtttctcaggttaaatccctaactgaggaaggagagggtaaatttgtaatgggtaatggattggtggctagtgcagcttgtagaagtaaacctgaaatgggtaactgtgatttgctaaaagtagctcagtgtagtgaaaagagcagcagcttatctgttgggagaggcaatgtgcctggtagggaaagtttggaggggcctaggcagccttgtgagctgatggctttgtctaatcagcagtttgggaagggagggatagtggaagatgagtgtccatatcccttacctgtttcctgtgtggagaaatgtgacagtggagggaatgtgcctgtgtctgtcaggagtattgacttgcctataaaggaagctaccccagtctccaagcagttgtctgtgaacagccctgtgtgctgggacaagggaagtaaaatcccaagctgtgtgtctggtaaaggagaatgtgtctccggctcttctgtgtctgtggagcagacagaaggtgcctgtcagcctgtgatggttgagggtgattcagttgtctcgaagttggttgtaaatacagctaaagcccaggaagggaatggtcctgagtttgggtctgctggggagaatggcactgtgactaggttgcatccagttagtgtcttagcaaaatcccagagaacagacaattctggtgcttgtggtttgccagttgctaatgtgtggttggaaaagggtgcagcaactctgtctgatcagggtgataccccagccagggcacaaggagagcataaaggtgatttaattgtgttaccgactgacagtttgacaacttgtagcaagaaggaaaagattcctgaacttgttcatggccaagggaaggagactgcttctgacctgttatctagaaagtctgtagcatctgtggttgctcagggaagtgttcctttagagcaagccctaggtgaagaggggaagggcagaatttctgagaggggtgaattgctgcttagagaagctcctagggaaaggaatcctcatggtagcctgtgcaagcagtttactgcaactgaagggtataaaagtgatttaatcaagaaagtttcagttcctaacagccagaaattttctgttgtgaatggatccactgactttccttttgagagatccagtgtgggcagctttgaaaaggtctcaggtggagtagaagctgttaaggaagttgagcagccctataaccacctggctgtgtgtggccagcttgttggtggggagacaatgctgttgggacaggaatgtctccatgctgaatctgtaagtgagcagtctgtgcttcaggatctgaggacagattcagttactggtgtttcagagcagaacagttgtatggctaaatgcttgaggaggcaggggagagcaagccagctctcaccctcagaccctttggatttgtgtggtatctctgtgagacaaagtccagccttggaatccatagcagctaagaagttaaaagctagtgtctgtgttgatgcgaattacttggctggcagggagaagacagaattgctaatagctgttagcacagagggcccaccccatcagccagtgaattctgttaagcaagagaaatcagggtttaatccagaaggaaagagaagactgaattttgcaaagggaagccacaggttaaccctaaaatgcccaaactccaatggtattgagccaagggtgtggcatgacaaacatgattgtaaatggacacttgcaatgaatttgttgttattgctaatgctaatttttgtaactaatgtgttgctatggccaagaactgtaacaatgtacaatgtgcctaatcttttggaaaatcccttaaacatgttgaaaggaatacatgaaaacacactttatgttaaagggccttgctatactgatgtttcacagttaatgcatgtaaacagtgttggaacttttcacaggggaaaatacattccagacctgatgtgctgtatgaaaggggaaactgaggcacactaccatattgctttcatggctaaatgccaagattcctgtactatgaacaacctcaatatctacattggtttaatgttatttgggttcaaaacattggccagaactggtatggataaagtagctattttctttagctcttggcaagatcacatgaaacatacaggaaccatgctgcaaaagctaaccaagttataccttgagtttgtaaagagatccattcatgttattgaacatgactttgataaaccatttcggttatacactggtacggcctctagcccaacactagctgtagtgagacagacccaaggaaagggggctcttgggatgcagtcagcgatgttttgtcatcccttcctgcatcaattttgcgttgggggtgtgacgttattgatataaatggggaccatatagaacatgggttgcaaccaaggtcctgtagtggctccaaatcctaagtaaagggggtcatataaggtgtctaagaccaggttctgggttgctgattataattatgctgtctatatgtctgtatcatttttagttgaagttatgaatgttggctcgatgctgtctgtatttcaagttggtgctgtgcttctgagggaagcctcccagacaagctggtgttagctctgcctagcctgtttgatggcccattaaggaccgtcagctacacaatggacccatggagcgaaggcagacacgccttgtgactcagcaaagtatgcagggactggcccatgtgactccaggctccattttgctgtaaatttccacagtgaagacaaagagattcttacacctggaaaagcctatataaggctgatgcttcatctccatcttgtcttcaatcctgcttctgacctctggaaggactttgttACAATCTGAAGCTCTACTCacgggactgactgacccatcccagcgggggatgtattccagagactcaaattgaacctgcagtttactccatcactgctgcaagcctgaactaagaactttgccattactgtatgtagttgattccctttaaccaattctacctctcatctctacctttttccctttggaaataaacctttagattttagattctaaaggattggcaacagcgtgatttgtgggtaagatctgatgtgtatattgacctgggtctggggcttggtcctttgggattgagagaacctttttcttttattggggtgttggttttcataaccatttatccccaggacgagtgcactggtggtgatactgggagactggagtgtctaaggaaattgcttgtgtgacttgtggttagccagtggggtgagaccaaagtcctttttgtctggctggtttggtttgccttagaggtggaaaaaccccagcctagggctgtgactgccctgtttaagcaattggtcctgatttggcactctcagttgggtcccgccagaatcgctccgtcacacaaGGTTACCCCtaaagcagcaggagcaggttTTATTTCTTATATCACTCAGAAGATGGGGGAGGTCTTGTGGGGACCTCAGAAGCAGCTTTGTGGAGAACCAAGGAATCACAGTTCATTGGCAGGATGGAGTCAGTGGGCTGTTGGAGTGAACCTGGCGGGGTAACTGCACAATGACATTAGCCCTATTCTCCCCTGTTCTGTTCTCCCATTAGATCATTTCCCACACAGCAGCTTCTACTCTTCCCTTAGCTCATGTCCCCTCTTAGCTCACTTCCTATCTCCTGTCCCCAATGTTTTCTGCTCCCCATCATTCCTGCTCCCTCTCAACAGCTCCTGCTTCCTCTCCACCTATTCCTCACAAAAAGCTCCAGCTGCTTTCCATAGCTCCAGTATCTCCTCCATTAGTCTCTCCCTACCCTGACAGTTGGGCACTGCAGCCTCTGCTGCTACCTCCTGCCTTCTGTGAGCCAGATTAAGGGCTAGACACAAGAGGCACAGACTCATTACTAAAATCCTGTGTTGACTTATAttctacattttcatttttaaaattgatggttgcaaagagaagcttGAACATGTGACCAGAGTATAATCAACAgagtgatgtctgcctgagtctgcatagagggaggagaaactgccaGGAGGTTGCCTGGcctcatatccaccatgaaagcAGACCAAGTATGCTTTGGGAGTCAGTCTGATCAGGGACATGCTTGGATGCCCCACTAGACCTgtgagagggatagctcagtggtttgcacattagcctactaaacccagggttgtgaattcaatccttgagaggaccatttagagatctggggcaaaaatctgtctggggattggttcccctttgagcaggaggttggactagatgacctcctgaggtcccttccaaccctgatattctataaaaaTTAGACAGTCAGAAATTATTCCATACTAGCAGGCTATAACTGGCTTCTCCTTGGACAGGTGTGAACATTCTGCTAGCTCTGCAGGTTTGGCTCCCTTCAGTGAGGTGTGGGATTCTGTTGGGAATCCACTCCACTTCTGGCCTTTTGGCTCCATGGATCAATTTGGAGACAAATGCTGGTAATATCTCCAGTGCTAGCCGTTCATGGCAGCAAATGGACATGTCCCTCACATTAGGCTGAGCAGTCCTTGTCCCTCTCTTTGTTTGGTGATGAAACAAGTTAAAAGCTTAGTATTTAAATTATCAACATTGAGCATCTGAGCTAACCCACCGAAGAGATGAAAGAGGCAGTTCACAACTCACAAAAATATTGCTTTAGGCTATCTGTACACCCAGGTGGATGTCTGTGCATAGGTTATACTCATTCATATTTCCATCATATTTGCTTCCTGGGGTTGAGAtaagggagaaagagagaatacacacactagagctggttgggaatttttagACAAAATTTTTGTTTCCTGAAATGCTGAAACAGAAACTGTTTGCAAAACAGGGTCTGTTTCAACAGATTTCCCAACTCCAAAAAAtggagacagaaaaaaaaatcaaaattgtcAAAACGTTTCATGAAATAAAATTTCTTGTCTTCCAgcttcaacatttttattttaaaatttaagctaattagaGTTTTTAAGAGGTTTAAAAAAAGACCAAAATGTAACATTTTGactttgaaaaaaacaacaacaaatttttGGTTCGTAACATTTTTAAGATTTctacttttcatcctgattcaaaATGGCAAAAAGTTTTGAACTCTTGAACATATACATAGAATGGGAAAACCATTTATAGTTCTCCCACTCTCTCTCatacccctcccaccccgcccaTCCATGTACATGGCTTTTTCCTCCTGCATGTTGGCAGGATGGGGGTATTTTTCCCTAACTATTCTAAAATTAGAGAACTAAAACAATTTCAAaaatagaactggttgaaaagccactgaaaatgagcAATTAAAAATTCTACTTCTTTAATGTTTAAATTTTGGGttattttggtgggtttttttagaaaTAGAAAAATGTCATACTAATCTATGGCTGGTCAAACTCcaaccccctccaaaaaaaaagagtcaataaaaattttgaaattttcagggGGTTGTAATCAAAGTATTAATATTTGAAAAATTTAGTCCAACAATGTTAAAATAATTTAACCAGTAATGTTAACTCAGTCTAAATCAAACCATCGAGGCATTATAAGCTCTTTGGCCAGCAAGTACACTCTGACCAAAATTACCTCGATATAACAGCAGCGGCATCAGGCCGCAAAGGACTGCTTAGCTTAAACCTGAACTGAGCCCTGCATTTTCTGAAACTGGGGATAGCAAGATCGTTGCTGAATTTCTAAGACTGAAGTGCAGGCATTTTAACTCCACAGCACCTTCTCGGATGGTGATTTAAGCAGCAGGAGTTAAAAGCAGTTAAGAAAAGGAACCTTGTACCATCTCCATTGCACTAGCAAGGATGAATGGGCAAAGAAACCCCTTAATTCTTTTCTGTCTAAGCAATGTGACTTTGAGGGCGAAATCTGCTTTGAGGGGGAAATAGGCAAGAGTCCATCACTGGAGGAGTGGCAGGGAGAGCAGAAAATAGTGACTTAACAGGACTAGTATGTGTACAGTGAGGGGAGAATGGATTCAACATTGTAAGGaaataatgaattaaaaaaaaacagacctGGCCCAAAAGTCAGGTTGGTAGAGTTTGATCTGACTAACGTGTTCTCCTCCAAAGTTAGTTGTTTAGCAGTAGACTTGAAAAAGAAAGTTAATTCTCTACTTATTTTCACTGTAGAACTTGAGAAGCTTTTTACTAATGGCAGCCCTGAAGTTGAGATTTTTTTATGTCCAAGCACTATGGTCATTGTTGTCATAACTGGGACGGTTGCCTTTGTGATGGGCGCCACTGTCTTCCCTAGCTTGTCTGGGACGGTCGCCACCGTCTCTCCCGCCGCCTCCGTGATGGCTGCCTCCATGACAGGCGTCACCATCTTCTCTGGCGTGTATGGGACAGTCGTCTCTGTGACGGGTGCCACCGTCTCTCCCGTCACCTCCGTGATGGCTGCCTCCATGACAGGCGTCACCATCTTCTCTGGCGTGTATGGGACGGTCGTCTCTGTGACGGGTGCCACCGTCTCTCCCGTCACCTCCATGATGGTTGCCTCTGTGACAGGTGCCACCATCTTCCCTGGAGTGTCTGAGACAGTCGCCTTTGTGATGGGCGCCACTGTCTTCCCTAGCTTGTCTGGGACGGTCGCCACCGTCTCTCCCGCCGCCTCCGTGATGGCTGCCTCCATGACAGGCGTCACCATCTTCTCTGGCGTGTATGGGACGGTCGTCTCTGTGACGGGTGCCACCGTCTCTCCCGTCACCTCCGTGATGGTTGCCTCTGTGACAGGTGCCACCATCTTCCCTGGAGTGTCTGAGACAGTCGCCTTTGTGACGGGCGCCACTGTCTTCCCCATCTTGTCTGGGACGGTTGCCTCCATGATGTGTGCCGTCGTCTCCCCTGGGGTGTCTGGAATGGTCGCCTTTGTGACAGGCCCCACTgtctctcccaccttgtctgaGACAGTCGCCTCTGTTACAGTAGCCACCGTCTTCCCCACCACGTCTGGGACGGTCGTCACCGTGATGTTGTTTGCCGCTGCCATCATGACTATTAAACCTTGTGCATAcataatattaaaagaaaaaaattatttatcaCTGTtggggctggtagcactgccttTTATTAACTCTATCTGACACTTTCCTTATAAGACTCTGGTTTCagctgcttataactttgccaaactttaatgaTTCAGGCTGagttttttggaaagtttcagctaaattGGTTTATCCATTTAAGCAACATTTTACCCCTGTGAAAAATATTCTTACATCCTTTTCTCCTGGATGGgctagcacctccatgctttggtGCAAGGACTTGATATTTGCAATAGATTCACACTGGTGTTGGGGTTGTGCCTTTTGCCCTCCCTGTGAAAATCTTCCTAAATCTGGCTGAGttataaacctctgaaaaatcTCTGTTTGCACACATTCAGCAGCATGAGCTGAATGCCCAGGGCTACAGggactgagcaggactttccttgCATTTGCTCCTCCTGCCCACTGAAAGCTGCTGTGGTTCCAGACACCAGAACTAAGAGCAGAGAGACTGTCTCTCACTACTCGGTGCTGGCAATACTCCCCCCTGCAGGCCCCCAGGAAGGGTGAAAGCTGCCTGATTTAAATCCTGAAGGGCCAGA
This genomic interval carries:
- the LOC120406648 gene encoding uncharacterized protein C1235.01-like isoform X1; translated protein: MKMCKTILPCILLLSGLIVMMAAANNITVTTVPDVVGKTVATVTEATVSDKVGETVGPVTKATIPDTPGETTAHIMEATVPDKMGKTVAPVTKATVSDTPGKMVAPVTEATITEVTGETVAPVTETTVPYTPEKMVTPVMEAAITEAAGETVATVPDKLGKTVAPITKATVSDTPGKMVAPVTEATIMEVTGETVAPVTETTVPYTPEKMVTPVMEAAITEVTGETVAPVTETTVPYTPEKMVTPVMEAAITEAAGETVATVPDKLGKTVAPITKATVPVMTTMTIVLGHKKISTSGLPLVKSFSSSTVKISRELTFFFKSTAKQLTLEENTLVRSNSTNLTFGPEKEQQSTGLALGLGIFFGMLFITLIIICVCCIMKKSRKSSFDLNLVEATIPLNSIETKEPSSGGEKK
- the LOC120406648 gene encoding uncharacterized protein C1235.01-like isoform X2, with protein sequence MGQCVYSTHLNPAGLIVMMAAANNITVTTVPDVVGKTVATVTEATVSDKVGETVGPVTKATIPDTPGETTAHIMEATVPDKMGKTVAPVTKATVSDTPGKMVAPVTEATITEVTGETVAPVTETTVPYTPEKMVTPVMEAAITEAAGETVATVPDKLGKTVAPITKATVSDTPGKMVAPVTEATIMEVTGETVAPVTETTVPYTPEKMVTPVMEAAITEVTGETVAPVTETTVPYTPEKMVTPVMEAAITEAAGETVATVPDKLGKTVAPITKATVPVMTTMTIVLGHKKISTSGLPLVKSFSSSTVKISRELTFFFKSTAKQLTLEENTLVRSNSTNLTFGPEKEQQSTGLALGLGIFFGMLFITLIIICVCCIMKKSRKSSFDLNLVEATIPLNSIETKEPSSGGEKK
- the LOC120406648 gene encoding uncharacterized protein C1235.01-like isoform X3, with protein sequence MMAAANNITVTTVPDVVGKTVATVTEATVSDKVGETVGPVTKATIPDTPGETTAHIMEATVPDKMGKTVAPVTKATVSDTPGKMVAPVTEATITEVTGETVAPVTETTVPYTPEKMVTPVMEAAITEAAGETVATVPDKLGKTVAPITKATVSDTPGKMVAPVTEATIMEVTGETVAPVTETTVPYTPEKMVTPVMEAAITEVTGETVAPVTETTVPYTPEKMVTPVMEAAITEAAGETVATVPDKLGKTVAPITKATVPVMTTMTIVLGHKKISTSGLPLVKSFSSSTVKISRELTFFFKSTAKQLTLEENTLVRSNSTNLTFGPEKEQQSTGLALGLGIFFGMLFITLIIICVCCIMKKSRKSSFDLNLVEATIPLNSIETKEPSSGGEKK
- the LOC120406648 gene encoding uncharacterized protein C1235.01-like isoform X4, whose protein sequence is MKMCKTILPCILLLSGLIVMMAAANNITVTTVPDVVGKTVATVTEATVSDKVGETVGPVTKATIPDTPGETTAHIMEATVPDKMGKTVAPVTKATVSDTPGKMVAPVTEATITEVTGETVAPVTETTVPYTPEKMVTPVMEAAITEAAGETVATVPDKLGKTVAPITKATVSDTPGKMVAPVTEATIMEVTGETVAPVTETTVPYTPEKMVTPVMEAAITEVTGETVAPVTETTVPYTPEKMVTPVMEAAITEAAGETVATVPDKLGKTVAPITKATVPVMTTMTIVLGHKKISTSGLPLVKSFSSSTVKISRELTFFFKSTAKQLTLEENTLVRSNSTNLTFGPEKEQQSTGLALGLGIFFGMLFITLIIICVCCIMKKSRVGRRNESTLT